The nucleotide window GCCACCGATCGTGGCCGGGTCCGCTGCCGGTGGGTGGTGAACGCTGCCGGCGCGCACGCCTACCATGTCGCCCGCCTCGCCGGGCTCGAACTTCCCATCGTACCCGTCCGGCACGAATACTACGTCACGGTGCCCATGGACGGCCTCTCGCCCGACCTGCCCTGTTTCCGCATCCCGGAACTCACCCTGTACGGACGCGTCCGTGAGGGCGGCCTGCTCCTGGGAGGATGGGAGCCGAAGGCGCTTCATACCGATCCGCGAACGTACGAACTCGCGGGCGCGCCGCCCGAGGTGGTCATCGACCGGCCCGTGCTCGACTCCTTCGAGTCGGCGTTCGCAGCCCTGCTCCCTGGGGCGCGTGGCGCGGAGCGGAGCTGGGTGGGCAAAGGCTGGCCGACGTTCACGCCCGACGGGAGGTTCATCCTGGGCGAAAGCTCGCGGGTAAGGGGCTTTGTCATGGCGGGCGGCTGCAATGCCCACGGCATCTCGGGCTCGGGCGGGATCGGAAAGCTGCTGGTCGAGTCACTGCTCGATCCCAACCCGGGTTCCTATGTCCGCAGTCTCTCGCCGGATCGCTTCGACGGCACAGGCTGGAACTGGGACGACGCAAGGCGCGACGCCCAGCGCGTGTACGAGACCTACTACGGCGTCTAGACCGCTGCTCCCTCCCCCTTCACAGCCCCTGTTCCCCATTCCCCATTTCCGATTCGCCATCCCCATGTCCCATCCGCCCTCCTTCCGCAAGGATCCGGTCTATGAACATTGGCGCTGGCGGATCTTCGCCATCACCTGGCTGGCCTACGCGGGATACTACCTGACCCGGAAATCCTTCTCGGTCGCCAAGATCGAGATGGGCAAGCCCGGGGAGCTTGGCCTTTCGCACACCGAGATGGCCTGGATCGATGGAGGGTTTCTGGTGGCGTATGCGTTGGGCCAGTTCGTGTGGGGCTTGAGCGGCGACCGGTTCGGCACGCGCCGTGTCATCCTCACCGGCATGATGGGGTCCGTGGTCGCCGCGGTGGCGATGGGTCTGGCCGTTCCGGAGTGGCTTCCGGTTCCGCTTCAAACCGCCGTCGCATCGGTGGCCGGCCCCTGGGGTGTCTCAGTCGTGGCCTTCCTGCTGGGCGGCCTCTTCTTCGCCCAGGGATTGTTCCAGGCCTCCGGCTGGGCGCCGCTGGCCAAGAACATGGCTCAGTTCTTTTCCCGCCTGGAACGCGGAACGGTGATCGGACTCTGGTGCACCAACTACGCGGCGGGCGGATTCATCGCGTCGATCTTTGCCGGTTACGTCGGCGAACGCTTCGGCTGGCGCGCCGCCTTCCTGGTTCCAGCCTTCGCCCTGGCCGGTGTCTGGCTGCTGTTCTGGCGCTTCCAACGGAACCGCCCCGAAGACGTCGGACTTCCGCCCATCGAGACCTATCACGGCGAACCTCCGGAGGTCCGGCCCGACGCGGAATCCGACTCGTCAACCGACGCTGGGGGCAGCCGATGGGCGGTGGCGATGGAAGTTCTCCGCACCCCGATGGTGCGGCTTCTATGCGTGATCTATTTCTGCCTGAAACCGACGCGCTACGCCATTTTGTTCTGGGGCCCCAAGTACATCCACGACCGCCTCGGCACCGGCATGATCCACTCGGGGTTCCTGAGCGCAATGTTCGAGGCCGCCGGTCCCCTGAGTGTCCTCCTCGCAGGGCTGTTCTCGGACAAACTCTTCGGATCGCGCCGGATGCCGGTCGCGGTGATCTGCCTGGGTCTGCTCGCGCTCTTGTTGTTCATGCTGGACCGTCTGCCGCCCAATGCGTGGATTCTTGGGGCGAGCCTCTTTCTCCTCGGCCTCCTCACCTACGCGCCCGACTCCCTGGTCAGCGGGACGGCCGCCCTCGACTTCGGCTCCAAGCGTGGGGCCTCAACGGCCTCGGGCATCATCAATGGCTGCGGTTCCATTGGCGCGATCGTGGGCGGCACGCTTCCCGGGTTCCTCCAGGAACAGGGCGGATGGCACGCCGTCTTCACCTTCCTGGGTGCCGCCGTGCTCCTCGCGGCGCTCCTGCTCCTTCCCCGCTGGAACACCCTCCCCAGCCCTGCTGCCAAGGCCACCTGAGCCGCATACAGCCAGTTCAACTGAATCGTGAACTCATCCCATCCCGGACGAACGCCGGAACTCCCGCCGCCTCCAGGCGCGACAGCAGCAAATGAGCCTCTTCAATCTTGCTGAATGTGCTGACGGTAACCATGCAGTTCACAATGCCGACGTTGCTATCAAGTCGCAGCCTCGGCTCGGGCTGCGCCTCCTTTGGATGACGCTGGGATCGTGCGCCGGGGGGAAAGGGATTGTCGAGTTCTCAGTTGCGGTACAGTGCATCCCGGAGTTGTCGGTAGAGGTGCGAACTCCGCCAAGCGGCGCTTCGGAGGGCCGAGTTCCACGAGGCCGCAACGGTGTGGAGCCTGTCCGAGGATTCTCATGGGTGCCGGGACGCGGCGGTCCCTTTTCATCGTCCCTTACAGCTGCTCCGGGTGGAGGACCACCACCTCGCGATCCAGGAACACGTTCGTCATCGTGGTGCGCACTCCACTCGGCCATCGGATCTCCAATTCGCCCGTCCCTCCGACCGACCCGCAGCCGAAGTGGACCCGCGGATCGCTGGCGGAATAATAGCTTCCCGAGGTCACGCTCCGCTTCGTTTGGGAACGGTTCCCCACGCTCAACCGGATGGTGGCTCCTTCGATGATCCCCCGTCCTGCGAGGCGAACCCGGAGCCACCGGTTTCGAGTCGGCGTCATGTTCCTCAGAAGCAGCGGCTCTCCTTCGATGTCCGAGACGAGCAGGTCCATCCGCCCGTCGTTGTCGATGTCCCCGACGCACAGCGCGCGCCCCGCGATGCCGCGCCGCCAGCCCTCACCGAAATGAGTGACCTCGATGAACCGGCCCTCGCCCGCATTGCGAAAGACCTGCAACGGCTGGCGCGACGACGTTGCCGGATCGAGTTCTTCGATGCGATGGAGCGGGTGCCCATTGGCCACCACCAACTCCGGCAGGCCGTCGTTGTCCAGGTCCACCCATTGCACGCCCCAACCGACCGTAGGTAGGGTTGCCGTGCCGAGACCCGAGGTGAAGGCTGCGTTCAAAAACCGGCCCGATCCCTCGTTGCGATACAGGCTCATCGGCTCGTCCCGGTAGTTGGTCACCACGAGATCCTCGAGCCCGTCGTCGTTGTAGTCTCCGAAGGCCGCTCCCATCCCCGACTGGACGCCGCCGTGGATTCCCAATGCGGTCCCCGAAGAAAGGCCCGCGCTCACGAAGCCGCGGCCACCCCGGTTGAGAAAGAGGTCGCACGGCATACGATCATTGGCGATGTAGAGGTCCGGGTACCCGTCGTCGTCGATGTCGCCGAAGGCCACACCCAATGCCTTCCCCTCCGCCTCACCCAAACTGAACTCCGCCGTTGCCTCGACGAACCGGCCCTCTCCGATCCCCCGATAGAACACCCCCCGCTGCGGCCCGAACTCATCCGGGCCGCACGCCGTCACGATGCCGTTCGGATAAGTGCACGCACCCGAGTGCCCCGCGAGATCCACGTACCTTCCCACGTACAGGTCCAATCGGCCGTCGAGGTCCACATCCGCGAAGGCCGCGCCCGTCTGCCAGGCCTCGGGCGGCACGTCCCCCAACCCGCTCTGCTCGGTGATGTCCTCGAACCGGCCACCCCCGCGGTTCCGGTACAGGGCCGCGCAACCGAAGCCCGCCAGGAACAGGTCCGGCCGCCCATCGTTGTCGACATCCCCAACCGCCACGCCTTGCCAGTAGCCCTCCTGCCGGAACCCGGTGTCCAACACCTCCTCGAATCGCCAGTTGCCGAGATTGCGAAACAACGCCACACGGTTCGGCCCCGCCAGGAGCACATCCAGCAACCCGTCGCCGTCCGCGTCGAACAGCGCCGCCGCATGACCGATGGTCTCCTTGATCCCGACATCCCGGCTCGTGTCGTACGCCAGCGGAAACCGAATGCCTGAGGTCGGTTGCATGTTCTCGAAGCGAATTCCCTCCGGCGCCCCCGCCTCCCTGACCGCCTCCGCTTCCGGTCCACTGCGGTCACAGGCCGCCAGACAGACCGCGACCCCAATGATACCCGGTCCGGCCCGCCGGACGCTCCGCCAGTACCCCGCCCCCTTCATCGCCGGTCAACCCCCGCCCGCGGCATCCAATCGCCGGGAGCCGATGTGAGAATGGTTTCGCGATCCAATCGTTCCCCGCGGAAATAAACCGCCCGGACCCGTCGCAAGGCGCGGATGTCCACCGAAGGATCGCCATCCAGAACGACCAGATCGGCGAACGCCCCCGGCGCAATTCGCCCCACGTCGGTGGACCCGAGACGCCGGGCCGCCGCTCCCGTTGCCGAGATCAATGCCTCCGCCGGTGTCATCCCCGCAGCATCGACCAGCAGCTCGAGTTCGCGCAGCAATCCGAGCCCATGAAACGCCCCCGGATTCCCCGCATCGCTGCCCGCCAAAATCGGAACGCCTCCCGCCACCGCCCGCCGGATCGCCTCCAACGTTCGTTCGTGCCGTCGTGTGTAATACGCGACCGCCTCCGCCGAGGCGCCCACGCGGGTCACCCACGAACCGGGCGAGGTCAGCGACACCACCACTCGAGGGTCCACCCACCGTCGCACGTCGGAGTCGGTGACCGCTTCGCCCCGAATCGCCCGTGCCAATCCCTCCGACGCCGCCAGGGTGGGCGTCAATGTCACCCCCCGCTCCGCCAATTCCGCGATCGTCTCCGCAGACAAATCGGGAGGCACGTGCTCGATCCCTCGAACCCCGAGGCGAATGGCGAGACGCGCGTGAAGGTCGCTGTCCACATGCGCGGTGGTCGCAAGGCTCATGGCGCGCGCCGCGTCCATCCCCGCCGCCGCCGCGCTCTCCGTCAGAACCGGCAGGGATTCCCCAATGCGACCGGCGTCGAGATAGAACTTGATGAGATCCACCCCGCCCGCTCCGAGTTCCCGGACCGCCGCGACGGCCCCCTCCGGGCTGTCGATCTGCCGCGTGATCCGGCCCGCCAGACCCGGCACCGCCGCGAAATACACCGACGGATGCCCCCGGGGCGCGGTGAGACCCGGACCCGAGAAGAAGGGGCGCGGCGCCCGCATGGTCCCTCGCCCGACCGCTTCGCGAAGGCTCCTCAAGTCGTCGGGATCGTCGGTCATCGAGACGAACGACGTGACGCCCCATGCCAGGTAAACCTGCAGGTCGCGCCGCAATCGCGCGGCGCTGAACTCCGCGGACGACGCCGCGCCACCCGCCGAGCCGCCGAGGTGGACATGCGAATCGATCAACCCCGGGACGATGAACGCCCCTCCCATGTCGGTCCCTCCCTCCGTCCCCACCCCTCCCGCCGCCACCTCGACGATGCGTCCCCCTTCGATCGTCACGCGCCCGCGCTCGATGCGTCCCCCGAGCCCATCCAGAATCGTCGCACCGAAGAGCACCGTGCGGTCGGACGACCCCGAATCCGGAACGCCCGCCGACGGCAAAGGCGCCTCGGACGGCAGCGGCTCGGTCGGCGGTGGCCGGCTCGATTCCAGCGCCTCGCCCCGCAACAAGGCCGCCCCGTACAGCGCGGCCAGGCACACCACCGCCACCGCGACACGCCGTCGCTCGATCGGACCCTCGCTCTCCCAGCGAAAAGCCGCCGCCGCCAGCGGCATCCCCACCAGGACCGTCAACACGAGCATCACCGTCGGAAACGCAGGCCACCCGAATCCCGCGCCACGCAACGCAACCGCCTGCAGGAGGTCCACCACGTACGTGGACGGCAGCGCCAACGCCAGCGTCCGAATCCAATCGGGCATGAGAAACAAGGGCATGGCGGCCCCGGACAGAAACATCATCGGGAAAAACACGAGATTCGAAATCATGGGCGCCGACTTCATGTCGCGCGCGCCCCCGCCAACCAGGAGGCCCAGCGGCAGCAACGCCAGCGCCGCCAGCGCCGACGCCGCCATCAATGCCGGAGAATCCCCCCAGAACGTCACGCCGAACAAGGCACGGGCCAACGCGAGTTGCAGAGCCACCGAGACCATCATGTTCGCCATCGCCGTCACGACGTGAGCGGTCACCACGGTGGACGAAGTCGCCGGGGTCGCCCGCAACCGGCGGTACATCCCGCGCTCCCGAAGACTCACCATGTGCAGCGCCAACCCGAACACCGACGCGCTCAGCAGGTTGATCGTCAGGATCCCCGGCACGATCCAGGTCACGCGCTCCGTCTCCCCGCCCCCGAACACATAGGACAACCCGATCAGGAACAGCAGCGGCAGGACGAGGTTCCAGAACAATGCCGGCTTGCTCCGCCACGACTGCACCAGAAACGCCCACGTCAGGGCGCCAACCCCTCGGAATCGCCTCATGACGTCGCCTCCCGGCCGGGGTGCGGCTCCCGCCCCATCACCTCGACGTAGAACGCCTCAAGACTGGGTCGCCGCAAGTCCAGCCCGACAAGCTTCACCCCGCCGCCCTCCACGATCCGTCCTATCGCCACCATCGCCGCATTCGGATCGGGAGTGACGTAACGCCGGTGGCTCCCCTCCATGCCCTGCGCCATCGCGCCGGCCCTTAGCAGCGGCCCGTCGTCAAACGCCCCCTCCACCGCGATCCGAAGCACGGGAAGCGTTCCCGTGCCGGACGCCAGTTCCGCGGGCGTTCCGTCCGCGACGATCTCACCCGCTCGCAGGAGAATCACCCGGTCGCACAACCGCTCCACCTCCTCCAGGTCGTGGCTGGCCAGCAACACCGTCCGACCCGCCGCGCGCAACGCCGCCAGATGGGTGTGAACCTCCCGGCGCGCCACCGGGTCGAGCCCGCTGGTCGGTTCGTCCAGGATGACGAGTTCCGGATCGTTCACCAACGCCAGCGCCACCGCCAAACGGCGCTGCTGTCCCATCGACAACCTTCCATTCGGAACATTCCCCACCCCCGCCAACCCAACCGTGTCCAGGAGTTCGCCCGGCGGCCTTGCCCGGGCATAGAAAGCGCCGAACAATCGAAGCGTCTCGCGCGGGGTCAGTTCGGGAGGCAGCACCGTCGATTGCAGTTGCACGCCGATGCGTTCGCGGAGTCGCGCCGCCTGACTTCCCGGATCCAGTCCCAAAACCGTCACCCGCCCCGCGCCTGCCGTGCGAAGTCCCTCGATGATCTCGACCAGCGTCGTCTTCCCGACGCCGTTCGGTCCCAGAATGCCCACGATCTGCCCGCTCCCGCCGATCGTCAGGCTGACGCGCTTCAGCACCTCCGTCGCGCCGTACGCCTTCGACAGGTTCTCAATCTCGACGATCGTCATCACATCGGTGCCTCCGGGATTCCGGCAGGGTCGCCCCCCGGGTTCCGTCGCCATCGCCCGAGAAAAAAGACGACGAACGACCCATGGCAGACCACCGCCGGAATCACGCTCCCGGTCAACATCACCAACACTCCCCCAACGAACGAGATGGCCACGCACCCGCCGCCGACCACCGTCGCCTGGAACCGCGTCCGCAATTGCAGGAGCTGTTGGCCACAGAACAAGGCCCCCACCACCGCGACCGCCGTCCACGGTCCAAGGCCGACACGGCTCGTCGCAATCTCGAGCAGGACTCCGCGAAAGACCCATTCCTCGACCATCCCGCTCACCGCCCCAAGAATCACCGCCACCCGGGGCGGCAAAACCTCCAATCCGCGGATCCACGGAATCTCGCGCAACTCCGCGAACCGTTCGGGTCCGCCCTGCCGGGTCATCGCGCAGGCGAGTTCGACGCCCAGGTTGGTCAGCGAGATCACGGCAACGAGACCGAGCAGTGTCGGGCCCCACGGATCCGACCGGGAGGCGATCAGCTCCGCCGGGCGTATCCCGTAAGCCCAACCGAACCCCGCGGCGATCAATAGGCCCGCGCCCAGATAGATCGAGGTCAGCAGCAGGGATCTCACCTCCGCGGGCCGACGCCGACTGTAACCCATCGCCGCAAACTGCACCGACCGGAACAGCCTCGACCGCTCGTCGGCGTACCACAACGTCCGACCCCATAGCCAGGAAGCGCCGGCCGCCATCGCCAGGAACACCGCGATGGAAACCGCGCTAGGCATGGCGACCTCCCGCGAGACGAAACAGCAGCACGTTCTGCAACCCGTGCGCGACAATCGCCGGCCACAGACTTCCGCCGGCCGCGAGGAACAGGAGGCCGTACACCGCGCCGCAAAGGCTCTTCGACACCACCGTCCATCCGCCAAACGCCAGGTGATTCAGCCCATATGCCACGGAACCCGCCGCAAGAGCCACCGGCATGGCCCACCCCAGTGAGGCCATCGCAACCCCCAGCCACACCTGCCGATAGAAAACCTCCTCCCCCACCACGATGGCCCCGACCAGCAGCCGGTCCGTCGGACGAAACCGTACCCGCCAGATGGGAGGCAGTTCGAATCGCGGGAACCGGCCCGTGGCCCGATAGGCGCGCAGACCGTGGATCCCCAGCTCCATCCCCAGCGCCACCGGCGCCGCAAGAACCGCCATGGCCAGCCATCCGGCGGACGCCGGAGCGAACGCGATGAGACCGGGACGCATCCACACGATCGCGAACGCCACCGCGACGTACGGCAGAAGCAGGACCCCGAGGTAGGCGGTGGTCACCGACCCCGGCCTTCCTCCGAAGGTGTGATGGAGCGAATGACCGAAGCCGGAAGGATACGCGGTGGCCGCCAGAATCAGGCAGTCAAGGAAGGGGGTGGGGAAACCCATTGCGAATCCCTCCATGCGCCCGAAGACGCGGGTGCTCGCCGTAGGGAACCCCCGGCACACACATCGTCACCAACTCCGGCACGAACACCCGCATCACCCTCCACCCGCGCCCAGCCGTCTCCGGGGGCGTGATGTCCAGGTACACCCCGTATTCGCTGTGTCGCGAGAGCTGCCGGATCAAACGGGCGGTGTCCGCCTTCGCATCCCCGCTGTCATGGGAGGGCAGCCCCGACAACACCGTGCGTTCCCCGATCAACCGGTCGATCGTCGCCCGCTTCTCCGCGGCCCGGTCGGGCGACGCGAAGAAGGCCACGTTGGCGTCCAGGTCGTCGAAGGCCTCCTCCGCCGACCGCGTCGCCATGTACTTGTCCGGAAGAAAGACCGGTCCGTAGATCCCGAGAAACGCGATGGCCACGGCCTCCATGAGGCTCCGGTAGTACGCGCGAACCGGGTCCAGATGCCCCTGGGCGCCGAGCACGATGTACGGGCGCTCGCCACGCCGGTTGATCAGTACGGATGCCAGGACATGGGCATCGACTCCTTCGAGAAGATTCAGCAGCAGCGGCACCACCTCGTAGCGGGAGTCGGCCTCGTGGAGCCTCGGAAGCAACCTCGCCACGGTGAGATCATCAACCGTGACTCGTGGGGCCTTCAAGGCCGCGTACCAGTGAATCATCAGGGCGTCGATCTCGATGAACTCCAGCAGGGCGCTCTGCAAGGCGCGCTCGACCGACCGATGCGCGGCCGTGCCGGTCGAGAACCCGGGGGAAAAGGCGACCTCGTTCCGCGCCCGGTTCAGGCGGTACCCGACGAACAGCATCTGCGCCGGTATCCAGATCTCCCGCGTCGGATCGAAGAGCGACGGGCACCGGATCCAGCCGACCACGTCGTCCCGTTCCAACCGCTTCATCCCCCGGTACTGGCTCCGGGCAAGCTTCTCGCAATCCGCCTCCGAAAACAGCCGAAGCCACTCGAACGGAACCGCGCCCCGCTCGCCCTCGATGTCGCTGTACGTGGCGTATTCGATGCGCCCGGCCAGGGTCACCTGGGACACCAACAGCGCGTATCGCTCGATCGCCTCGCCCGCCAGACGGACCAATGCCTCCTCGTGGAAGACCCCGTACCCGCTGAGGTGGTACTGCATCTCGAGCAGCGGATTCAGCAGCACCTTGTGGTAGGCCGGCATCTGCGCGACCACCGACTTGATGTCCAGGTCGTCCGCATACTTCACCGGACTCACCAGCAGGCTCCGCGTGATGCCGCCGTGCTCGGAACAGATCGGCTTGAGGATGTCCTCGAGCAGGTGCGCCGAAAACGGGTAGTAGGTCGGTTCCATGAGAAGCCCCCGGCCCCGGTTCAACCCTTCACCTCGACCCGCTTGAGCATCTCGTCCACCAACCGCTTCGACGAGGTGTACAACTCGTCCATGCGCGCCTTGGCGACAAAGCCGCAACCGGGACAGTACGGAACCCTCAGCAGATCCTGAACCTGGATCTCCAGGAGGGGCAGATAGGCGTTCACCACCCGGCCCGCCAACCGCGTCATCCCCACCGATGCGTAGAGCAATGCCTCCGACAACGCGGCGGCCGTCAGGAGATGCAACGACGGCGCCGACCGCGTCGCTCCCCTGCCGACGCCGCCCCCGTCCGCCGTGCCGCTCACGTACTTGTGGTACACCACGGTGTCCTGCTGCCTCGCCAGCAGGCGCTGCTCGTAACATTCGAAGCAGCCCGTCTGGGTCGGGTGCGCGGCCAGCAGACTCAGGAACGGGCCGTCCACCAAACCCAGCACCAGGGGCTTCTCCAGGTGAACCAGCACGCGGTTCAGATTCCGCAACATCGAGACGCACGGGTCGCCGAGGCAGCCCACCACCACCGCGTACGAACCGAAAAGGCGGGAGAACCGTTCCAGATCCCGCTCGTGCCCCACCGCGTCCACCCGCGTCGTCAGGTCCACCCGCGTCAACGCCTGGAGATCGTCGTCGGCCAGTACGTCCATGCGCATCGGTACCTGGCGCGCCAGCAATTGCGCCGCCTCCCGCGAAGACTCGCGATCGCTGAAGAACAGAATCGGCCGCGGCTCCCGAATGTAGTCCTCGAACCCCCCGAGACTGCCGCCCAGCAGCGCGTTCACGGTCCGCGCGACATCGCGCTGTCGCGGCCCGCACAGATACTGCTGGCTCGCCAGGCTGTCGAGGAGCTGGATGTAGCCGGTCAACTCCTCCGCGCCGGCGCCAACCTCCTCCCCAATCGCGTCCACATCGGCGTCCCGACCCTGCCTCAGCGTCTCGTAAACCGCCGTGAAGAAGCCCACCACCCGTTCGCTCTGGCCCGCCAATCGGACCACCGCCTCGTTGAAGTTCCATACCCCCTTCCGAAAGCGAATCTCGTCGCCGCCGCGAAAGACCCTTACGCCCTCGTTCAATGAATAGACTCGTGGAGATGATTCGCCGCCGCTCATGCGCTCCTTCCTATTTCCCGACCACCGTGAGATGAATCAGATGCCTCGACAAGCCATCCGCGTCGAAGAGGCGCTCGCACCGCCCCTTCGAAAAACTGCCGACGTCGCATGTGCCCATCCCCAATGCGGTGCCGGCGAGGTGGACATGGGCCGCCATCGCGCCCGCCTCGATGAACGCATAGGCGAGACCCGCATCCCCGTACTTCCGGGCGTTCTCGAACTGGTTGTACACATACCCGATCAGGAACGCCGCCCGGTCCGCTTCGATCTCTCCGAACTGGGCCAGCGAGGCCACCGGGGGCAACGCGTCCGGCGGCCCCGATCGCCGCAACGCATGATGGCGCGGCAGGTACCGGTACGCCCCCGCCGCTAATCCTTCCACCCGCAGCGCCACCACGAAAAAGTCCACCGGGTACAAGCCCCCGCCCGAGGCCGCCGTTCGCAGATCGATGCGGTCCGTCGGCCCCAGCGAGGCCGTCGCCGGGACGTTCGTGACCGACATCGAACCCGAGATGCCGCCTCCGTGATAGAGAATCGTCGATAACTCCTCCAGGGTGGCCGACTTCCCGGAATAACGCCGCACACTCCGCCGGCTGCGGATCACCGGACCCAGGGGAGCCCGCAGCGTATCGTACGGCGGCAACGCGATGTGCCCGCCGTCCTCTTCCTCCAGGTCCCGATGCGCCACCGCTGCCACCGCCACAGGCAGCCGGAAATTGTTGACCCCGATCGCCACACCGAAGTCCGCGTCGCTGCGCCTGAAATTCAGCAGGTACTCCTCCGCCACCAGCCGGTTGTGCGAGAGAATCAGCCCCCGGTACACGACCTCCGGTGACCTGGCCACCGTGGTGTCCGCAT belongs to Verrucomicrobiia bacterium and includes:
- a CDS encoding FAD-binding oxidoreductase, coding for MNTLADAECVVVGGGAVGLGAAYALARAGLRDLLVLERAGEVGATTTSQGAGLCGQVRDTPERTLLAMHSVRVFRELQASSVPPDWHEVGSVRLALSDRRADEFRKLADSATAAGLEVHLLDGAAARPLWPLMDFSTVRSVLWCPSDGYMTPRSVAESYAHACREMGVRIQTGTRLESVEIRQGRVTGIATDRGRVRCRWVVNAAGAHAYHVARLAGLELPIVPVRHEYYVTVPMDGLSPDLPCFRIPELTLYGRVREGGLLLGGWEPKALHTDPRTYELAGAPPEVVIDRPVLDSFESAFAALLPGARGAERSWVGKGWPTFTPDGRFILGESSRVRGFVMAGGCNAHGISGSGGIGKLLVESLLDPNPGSYVRSLSPDRFDGTGWNWDDARRDAQRVYETYYGV
- a CDS encoding MFS transporter; this encodes MSHPPSFRKDPVYEHWRWRIFAITWLAYAGYYLTRKSFSVAKIEMGKPGELGLSHTEMAWIDGGFLVAYALGQFVWGLSGDRFGTRRVILTGMMGSVVAAVAMGLAVPEWLPVPLQTAVASVAGPWGVSVVAFLLGGLFFAQGLFQASGWAPLAKNMAQFFSRLERGTVIGLWCTNYAAGGFIASIFAGYVGERFGWRAAFLVPAFALAGVWLLFWRFQRNRPEDVGLPPIETYHGEPPEVRPDAESDSSTDAGGSRWAVAMEVLRTPMVRLLCVIYFCLKPTRYAILFWGPKYIHDRLGTGMIHSGFLSAMFEAAGPLSVLLAGLFSDKLFGSRRMPVAVICLGLLALLLFMLDRLPPNAWILGASLFLLGLLTYAPDSLVSGTAALDFGSKRGASTASGIINGCGSIGAIVGGTLPGFLQEQGGWHAVFTFLGAAVLLAALLLLPRWNTLPSPAAKAT
- a CDS encoding CRTAC1 family protein is translated as MQPTSGIRFPLAYDTSRDVGIKETIGHAAALFDADGDGLLDVLLAGPNRVALFRNLGNWRFEEVLDTGFRQEGYWQGVAVGDVDNDGRPDLFLAGFGCAALYRNRGGGRFEDITEQSGLGDVPPEAWQTGAAFADVDLDGRLDLYVGRYVDLAGHSGACTYPNGIVTACGPDEFGPQRGVFYRGIGEGRFVEATAEFSLGEAEGKALGVAFGDIDDDGYPDLYIANDRMPCDLFLNRGGRGFVSAGLSSGTALGIHGGVQSGMGAAFGDYNDDGLEDLVVTNYRDEPMSLYRNEGSGRFLNAAFTSGLGTATLPTVGWGVQWVDLDNDGLPELVVANGHPLHRIEELDPATSSRQPLQVFRNAGEGRFIEVTHFGEGWRRGIAGRALCVGDIDNDGRMDLLVSDIEGEPLLLRNMTPTRNRWLRVRLAGRGIIEGATIRLSVGNRSQTKRSVTSGSYYSASDPRVHFGCGSVGGTGELEIRWPSGVRTTMTNVFLDREVVVLHPEQL
- a CDS encoding amidohydrolase family protein, producing MRRFRGVGALTWAFLVQSWRSKPALFWNLVLPLLFLIGLSYVFGGGETERVTWIVPGILTINLLSASVFGLALHMVSLRERGMYRRLRATPATSSTVVTAHVVTAMANMMVSVALQLALARALFGVTFWGDSPALMAASALAALALLPLGLLVGGGARDMKSAPMISNLVFFPMMFLSGAAMPLFLMPDWIRTLALALPSTYVVDLLQAVALRGAGFGWPAFPTVMLVLTVLVGMPLAAAAFRWESEGPIERRRVAVAVVCLAALYGAALLRGEALESSRPPPTEPLPSEAPLPSAGVPDSGSSDRTVLFGATILDGLGGRIERGRVTIEGGRIVEVAAGGVGTEGGTDMGGAFIVPGLIDSHVHLGGSAGGAASSAEFSAARLRRDLQVYLAWGVTSFVSMTDDPDDLRSLREAVGRGTMRAPRPFFSGPGLTAPRGHPSVYFAAVPGLAGRITRQIDSPEGAVAAVRELGAGGVDLIKFYLDAGRIGESLPVLTESAAAAGMDAARAMSLATTAHVDSDLHARLAIRLGVRGIEHVPPDLSAETIAELAERGVTLTPTLAASEGLARAIRGEAVTDSDVRRWVDPRVVVSLTSPGSWVTRVGASAEAVAYYTRRHERTLEAIRRAVAGGVPILAGSDAGNPGAFHGLGLLRELELLVDAAGMTPAEALISATGAAARRLGSTDVGRIAPGAFADLVVLDGDPSVDIRALRRVRAVYFRGERLDRETILTSAPGDWMPRAGVDRR
- a CDS encoding ABC transporter ATP-binding protein, whose product is MMTIVEIENLSKAYGATEVLKRVSLTIGGSGQIVGILGPNGVGKTTLVEIIEGLRTAGAGRVTVLGLDPGSQAARLRERIGVQLQSTVLPPELTPRETLRLFGAFYARARPPGELLDTVGLAGVGNVPNGRLSMGQQRRLAVALALVNDPELVILDEPTSGLDPVARREVHTHLAALRAAGRTVLLASHDLEEVERLCDRVILLRAGEIVADGTPAELASGTGTLPVLRIAVEGAFDDGPLLRAGAMAQGMEGSHRRYVTPDPNAAMVAIGRIVEGGGVKLVGLDLRRPSLEAFYVEVMGREPHPGREATS
- a CDS encoding CPBP family intramembrane metalloprotease; translated protein: MPSAVSIAVFLAMAAGASWLWGRTLWYADERSRLFRSVQFAAMGYSRRRPAEVRSLLLTSIYLGAGLLIAAGFGWAYGIRPAELIASRSDPWGPTLLGLVAVISLTNLGVELACAMTRQGGPERFAELREIPWIRGLEVLPPRVAVILGAVSGMVEEWVFRGVLLEIATSRVGLGPWTAVAVVGALFCGQQLLQLRTRFQATVVGGGCVAISFVGGVLVMLTGSVIPAVVCHGSFVVFFLGRWRRNPGGDPAGIPEAPM
- a CDS encoding CPBP family intramembrane metalloprotease, which produces MGFPTPFLDCLILAATAYPSGFGHSLHHTFGGRPGSVTTAYLGVLLLPYVAVAFAIVWMRPGLIAFAPASAGWLAMAVLAAPVALGMELGIHGLRAYRATGRFPRFELPPIWRVRFRPTDRLLVGAIVVGEEVFYRQVWLGVAMASLGWAMPVALAAGSVAYGLNHLAFGGWTVVSKSLCGAVYGLLFLAAGGSLWPAIVAHGLQNVLLFRLAGGRHA
- a CDS encoding YcaO-like family protein, with the protein product MEPTYYPFSAHLLEDILKPICSEHGGITRSLLVSPVKYADDLDIKSVVAQMPAYHKVLLNPLLEMQYHLSGYGVFHEEALVRLAGEAIERYALLVSQVTLAGRIEYATYSDIEGERGAVPFEWLRLFSEADCEKLARSQYRGMKRLERDDVVGWIRCPSLFDPTREIWIPAQMLFVGYRLNRARNEVAFSPGFSTGTAAHRSVERALQSALLEFIEIDALMIHWYAALKAPRVTVDDLTVARLLPRLHEADSRYEVVPLLLNLLEGVDAHVLASVLINRRGERPYIVLGAQGHLDPVRAYYRSLMEAVAIAFLGIYGPVFLPDKYMATRSAEEAFDDLDANVAFFASPDRAAEKRATIDRLIGERTVLSGLPSHDSGDAKADTARLIRQLSRHSEYGVYLDITPPETAGRGWRVMRVFVPELVTMCVPGVPYGEHPRLRAHGGIRNGFPHPLP